One genomic region from Thalassotalea sp. PS06 encodes:
- a CDS encoding DUF3010 family protein produces MKVCGVEIKGDDAVICVMSFENQLFDLPHVRVPKVALQRGSDSENIRKFQFAFAKLMSDYGVDTVVIKERMTKGKFAGGSQGFKMEAAIQLIEGLTVEMARPADIKEKLKKTQIEIDYRDTGLKQFQQGAFETAFTFFDVK; encoded by the coding sequence ATGAAAGTTTGTGGTGTAGAAATTAAAGGCGATGATGCGGTTATCTGTGTTATGAGCTTTGAAAATCAATTATTTGATTTACCCCATGTTAGGGTACCTAAAGTCGCGTTGCAGCGCGGTAGCGACAGCGAAAATATTCGCAAATTCCAGTTTGCCTTTGCCAAGTTAATGTCTGACTATGGCGTTGACACGGTGGTGATCAAAGAGCGGATGACCAAGGGCAAATTCGCCGGCGGTTCACAGGGCTTTAAAATGGAAGCGGCAATACAGCTAATCGAAGGGTTAACGGTAGAAATGGCTCGACCTGCGGATATCAAAGAAAAGTTGAAGAAAACCCAGATTGAGATTGATTATCGCGATACCGGTTTAAAGCAATTCCAACAGGGTGCATTTGAAACCGCCTTTACATTTTTTGATGTGAAGTAA
- a CDS encoding glutamate-5-semialdehyde dehydrogenase gives MINISEIAQQAATAAKALLKLSAEQKSDILKEMAERLVEQTPAILAANEIDVEQAKANKLSEAMIDRLQLTSARINDMAAGLDQVANLPEVVGRERLIGHRPNGLEILKKTIPLGVIGMIYEARPNVTADAAGLCFKSGNAVILRGGKECLNSSLAIAAVLQQVLADHNLPQAAISVVPVADREIVSEMLTLNNWIDLIIPRGGEGLIKYVTENSQIPVIQHFKGVCHLYVDQSADLDKALDILINGKTQRPGVCNALEGLLVHRSIAAEFLPIAAKALFDRNVKINGCAQTQQLVKNASLLSEAEYGEEYLSLEIAVRVVEDIDQAMVHISEFGSHHTEVICTEDQNNAELFQHMVDASVVMVNASSRFSDGSELGLGAEIGIATTKLHAYGPMGIESLTTEKFLVNGNGQVRG, from the coding sequence ATGATTAACATTTCCGAAATAGCACAACAAGCAGCGACCGCCGCTAAAGCGTTACTGAAGCTATCCGCGGAACAAAAGTCTGACATCTTAAAAGAGATGGCAGAACGATTGGTAGAGCAAACACCAGCGATACTGGCCGCCAATGAAATCGATGTGGAGCAGGCAAAAGCCAATAAGCTCAGTGAAGCAATGATTGACCGGCTTCAGCTCACATCTGCTCGCATCAATGATATGGCAGCAGGCCTTGACCAGGTCGCCAACTTACCGGAAGTTGTGGGTCGAGAGCGCCTTATCGGGCACAGACCAAACGGGTTAGAGATTTTAAAGAAAACCATCCCTCTCGGTGTTATCGGCATGATTTATGAAGCTCGTCCTAACGTTACTGCAGATGCCGCAGGCTTGTGTTTTAAATCTGGAAATGCGGTTATATTGCGCGGCGGTAAAGAGTGCCTGAATTCCAGTTTAGCCATCGCCGCAGTGCTGCAGCAAGTTCTGGCGGATCACAATTTACCGCAGGCAGCAATTTCGGTTGTACCAGTTGCTGACAGAGAAATTGTCAGTGAAATGCTGACCCTGAATAACTGGATTGACCTCATCATCCCAAGAGGCGGAGAAGGGTTAATCAAATATGTCACCGAAAACAGTCAGATTCCAGTGATCCAGCATTTTAAAGGCGTATGTCACTTATACGTTGATCAGTCGGCCGATTTAGACAAAGCGTTGGACATCCTTATCAACGGCAAAACTCAGCGTCCTGGCGTCTGTAACGCTTTGGAAGGCTTGCTGGTTCACCGTTCAATCGCCGCTGAGTTTCTGCCTATTGCGGCTAAAGCATTGTTTGACAGAAACGTGAAAATAAATGGCTGTGCGCAAACTCAACAGCTGGTTAAAAATGCCAGTTTACTCTCTGAAGCAGAATATGGGGAGGAGTATTTGAGTTTAGAGATTGCCGTGCGAGTCGTTGAAGATATTGATCAGGCGATGGTTCATATTTCCGAGTTCGGAAGTCACCATACGGAAGTTATCTGTACTGAAGATCAGAACAATGCCGAACTGTTTCAGCACATGGTTGACGCTTCCGTTGTCATGGTTAATGCGTCTTCTCGTTTTTCAGATGGCAGTGAATTAGGGTTAGGGGCTGAAATAGGTATTGCTACAACAAAATTACATGCTTACGGTCCAATGGGGATCGAGTCGTTAACCACAGAGAAGTTTCTGGTTAACGGTAATGGTCAGGTGCGAGGTTAA
- a CDS encoding DUF885 domain-containing protein, with protein sequence MNKTLLALAMSAALVGCNQPAKETQAPEQPQTQVAETANPQQQAQELFQSYFDESMAMSPLYATFVGMSEYNDQFNAPISEESLAQSLALEQKYLDKINAIDESSLSGQDLLSYQIFKRDREMAIKGFDFPSYLMPLNQMYGVHNIYATLGSGQSAQPFNTYLDYQNFIARTNGFATYMDSVVVAMREGMEKGVVLPEPIVEKILPQLSVHVVKDAKDSVFYGPVTMLEGNSELTDEQKQQVTEQYQAMIMDVLVPTYDKFYQFIETEYLPKARQSVGLSDLPNGKAWYEYQIETNTTLPLTAEELHEFGQQEVARILAEMNKVKAQVEFDGDLKAFFKFLQEDEQFYWNSEEEVVAAYTDIKEDINKRLPKLFEVFPKADYEVRAVEAFRAASSAGASYQSPAPDGSRPGIFYINTHNLKAQPKFILETLSIHEASPGHHFQITIQQEVKDLPMFRKFGGYTVFSEGWALYAESLGKELGLFTDPYQWYGRLSDEQLRAMRLVVDTGLHAFGWTREQAIDFMAQNSSLAMSDIEAEVERYISIPGQALSYKTGQRAIRDLRNQASAELGENFDVRKFHTQVLIDGALPMPILEKKIMAWVETQK encoded by the coding sequence ATGAACAAAACACTATTAGCATTGGCGATGAGCGCCGCACTCGTTGGTTGTAATCAACCAGCCAAGGAAACACAGGCTCCGGAGCAACCGCAAACTCAGGTTGCCGAAACAGCGAATCCACAGCAACAGGCACAGGAACTGTTTCAATCTTACTTTGATGAATCGATGGCGATGTCACCGCTTTATGCCACCTTTGTCGGTATGAGCGAATACAACGACCAGTTCAATGCACCAATTAGTGAAGAGAGTCTGGCGCAAAGCCTGGCACTTGAGCAAAAGTACCTGGATAAAATCAATGCTATCGACGAGTCGAGCTTATCTGGTCAGGACTTACTCAGTTATCAAATCTTTAAACGCGATCGTGAAATGGCCATTAAAGGCTTCGATTTCCCATCATACTTAATGCCTTTGAACCAGATGTATGGTGTTCACAACATCTACGCCACTTTAGGCTCTGGCCAAAGTGCGCAGCCTTTTAATACCTACCTGGATTATCAAAACTTTATCGCCCGTACTAATGGCTTTGCTACCTATATGGACAGCGTCGTTGTAGCAATGCGCGAAGGTATGGAAAAAGGTGTGGTATTGCCTGAACCAATCGTTGAGAAAATCCTGCCGCAGCTTTCTGTACATGTGGTAAAAGACGCCAAAGACAGCGTATTTTACGGCCCGGTAACCATGCTTGAAGGCAACAGCGAATTAACTGATGAGCAAAAGCAGCAAGTAACGGAACAATACCAAGCGATGATCATGGATGTGCTGGTTCCAACTTACGATAAGTTCTATCAGTTTATTGAAACCGAGTATCTGCCAAAGGCACGCCAAAGCGTTGGCCTGTCAGATTTACCTAATGGTAAAGCCTGGTATGAGTATCAAATCGAAACCAACACCACCTTGCCGTTAACCGCAGAGGAATTACATGAATTTGGTCAGCAGGAAGTGGCGCGTATTCTTGCGGAAATGAACAAGGTTAAAGCACAAGTCGAATTTGATGGCGACTTAAAAGCTTTCTTCAAATTCCTTCAGGAAGATGAGCAGTTTTACTGGAACAGCGAAGAAGAAGTTGTCGCCGCTTACACCGATATCAAAGAAGATATCAACAAGCGCCTGCCTAAGCTTTTTGAAGTGTTTCCAAAAGCCGATTACGAAGTACGTGCGGTTGAAGCGTTCCGGGCAGCGTCCAGCGCTGGTGCAAGCTACCAGTCTCCAGCTCCAGACGGTTCGCGTCCAGGTATCTTCTATATCAACACTCACAACCTAAAAGCTCAGCCTAAGTTTATTTTGGAAACTTTGAGTATTCACGAAGCATCACCAGGTCATCACTTCCAGATCACCATTCAGCAGGAAGTAAAAGACTTACCTATGTTCCGTAAGTTCGGCGGTTACACGGTTTTTTCCGAAGGTTGGGCACTTTATGCGGAAAGTTTAGGTAAAGAGCTAGGACTATTTACCGACCCTTACCAATGGTACGGTCGTCTGTCCGATGAGCAGTTACGTGCGATGCGTTTGGTTGTCGACACTGGCTTGCACGCCTTTGGCTGGACTCGTGAGCAGGCTATTGACTTTATGGCGCAAAACTCCTCTCTGGCTATGTCAGATATTGAAGCGGAAGTTGAGCGTTATATCTCGATTCCGGGTCAGGCGTTATCCTATAAAACCGGACAACGCGCGATTCGCGATCTTCGCAATCAAGCCAGCGCCGAACTTGGTGAGAACTTTGATGTTCGTAAGTTCCACACACAAGTATTGATTGATGGCGCCCTGCCAATGCCAATTCTTGAAAAGAAAATTATGGCTTGGGTTGAAACGCAAAAATAA
- a CDS encoding prenyltransferase, with translation MISTLLKTMRLPFLLLTPVCIFLAASLVSYEQINVDFMVLFLALVAALFAHISVNAFNEYLDFTSGLDAMTKRTPFSGGSGALIETPQMKNWVLFTSLLTLLVTITIGLFFSYFRGPMIFVYGFLGVFLVLAYTRWLNRFPLACLIAPGLGFGTVMVTGGHFALSGTHTIASICLGLMVFFLVNNLLLLNQFPDIEADKKVGRNHLAIRYGVETASNIYGFFAIFSIISLLFPVLTGALPQSVLLSLLPISASIYCLLGAKKYGKALGQHTNYLAANTAITISSPALISILLALS, from the coding sequence ATGATTTCCACATTACTTAAAACTATGCGATTGCCGTTTTTGCTCCTTACACCTGTATGTATTTTTCTTGCCGCCAGCCTTGTCAGCTATGAACAAATCAATGTTGATTTTATGGTGCTATTTCTCGCCTTAGTGGCTGCCCTTTTTGCCCATATCAGTGTCAATGCATTTAATGAGTACCTGGATTTCACCAGCGGCCTGGACGCAATGACCAAACGCACCCCGTTTAGTGGCGGCAGTGGCGCCTTGATTGAAACCCCACAAATGAAAAACTGGGTGTTATTTACCTCGCTATTAACCTTACTAGTCACCATTACCATCGGCCTATTTTTCTCATATTTTCGCGGCCCGATGATTTTCGTTTATGGTTTTCTTGGTGTGTTTCTGGTGCTCGCTTATACCCGATGGCTTAATCGATTTCCTCTTGCCTGTCTGATAGCTCCGGGGTTAGGTTTTGGTACCGTGATGGTCACTGGTGGTCATTTCGCTTTATCTGGCACCCACACCATTGCCTCGATTTGCCTGGGTCTAATGGTGTTTTTTCTGGTCAACAATTTATTGCTGTTAAATCAGTTTCCCGATATCGAAGCCGATAAAAAGGTGGGCAGAAACCACCTTGCAATTCGCTATGGTGTGGAAACCGCAAGCAATATTTACGGCTTTTTCGCCATCTTTAGCATAATAAGCTTATTGTTCCCGGTATTAACTGGTGCCCTTCCCCAGTCAGTGTTGCTATCGTTACTGCCAATATCGGCTTCGATTTACTGCTTACTCGGCGCCAAAAAATATGGCAAAGCGTTAGGTCAACACACTAACTACCTTGCGGCAAACACGGCAATTACGATTTCCAGTCCGGCGCTAATTAGTATCTTGTTAGCCTTAAGCTGA
- a CDS encoding DUF885 domain-containing protein — MKKHLLALTIATALTSGLSACGENSNTQKNTQAEKPAPVPQVEQADVNQQFQEFSENLINEFWKLKPGYAVYVGYYKYDDQLPVPDANNKANDLAIVKEKLAALNGFDPKKLDADHASDYYILKNQLESQIFSMEQLKSYQWNPATYNVAGVFGVILNTDYKAKDERLRTIYRRMENIPAYYEAAKANITTPALPHTELAIQRNQGAAGLFSGAIAQAVADSGLSGQEKTDFTARIEEATAAIEGYIGWLQEKAAELKENNNAKDFRIGGELYEQKFALDIYSSLSAKQLFDKAVSEKQRVHAEMAKITKQLWPTYFSDTEMPEDMLVATKQLIDHLSVKHVKRDEFVDAIRAQIPELEKFVMENNLIEMDKNKPLVVRETPEYQRGFAGASINAPGPYDPQANTYYNVTPLDNFNDEQAESYLREYNHWILQILNIHEAVPGHYTQLVHSNKSKSLVKSIFGNDAMIEGWAVYTERMMLEQGYGDNEPELWLMYYKWNLRVIMNSIIDYAIQVNGIGEQEALDMMMNEAFQEEAEARGKWRRATLSQVQLTSYFTGYSEIYDLREELKGKMGDDFNLTDFHNKFLSYGSSPVPIIREMMLAELAE, encoded by the coding sequence ATGAAAAAGCATTTACTTGCATTAACCATAGCCACAGCATTAACGTCCGGCTTGTCGGCATGTGGAGAGAACAGCAATACTCAGAAAAATACCCAGGCTGAAAAACCAGCTCCGGTGCCACAGGTTGAACAAGCGGATGTAAACCAGCAATTTCAGGAATTTAGTGAAAATCTTATCAATGAATTTTGGAAACTAAAACCTGGATACGCGGTATATGTTGGTTACTACAAGTATGATGACCAACTGCCGGTACCGGATGCAAACAACAAGGCTAACGATCTGGCAATCGTAAAAGAAAAGCTGGCGGCGTTAAATGGCTTTGACCCGAAAAAGCTTGATGCCGATCATGCCAGTGATTACTACATTTTGAAAAACCAGCTGGAATCACAAATTTTCAGCATGGAGCAGTTAAAGTCTTATCAGTGGAATCCAGCAACCTATAATGTCGCTGGCGTTTTCGGCGTTATTCTCAATACCGACTACAAAGCTAAAGATGAGCGTTTGCGCACTATCTATCGTCGCATGGAAAATATCCCAGCCTATTATGAAGCGGCAAAAGCAAACATCACAACCCCAGCCTTACCTCATACCGAATTAGCGATTCAGCGGAACCAGGGGGCAGCAGGATTATTCTCCGGTGCAATCGCTCAAGCGGTTGCCGATTCTGGTTTAAGTGGACAGGAAAAAACCGATTTTACCGCCCGCATCGAAGAAGCAACGGCGGCAATTGAAGGCTACATTGGCTGGTTACAGGAAAAAGCGGCTGAACTTAAAGAAAATAATAACGCTAAAGACTTTCGTATCGGCGGCGAACTTTATGAACAAAAGTTTGCTCTGGATATTTATTCCAGCTTAAGTGCCAAGCAGCTGTTTGATAAAGCAGTAAGCGAAAAACAGCGGGTTCACGCTGAAATGGCGAAAATTACCAAGCAATTATGGCCAACCTACTTTAGTGACACTGAAATGCCGGAAGACATGCTGGTAGCCACTAAGCAGTTAATTGATCACCTGTCGGTAAAACACGTAAAACGTGACGAATTTGTTGACGCCATTCGCGCTCAGATCCCAGAACTTGAAAAGTTCGTGATGGAGAACAACCTGATTGAAATGGATAAAAACAAGCCGTTGGTGGTACGCGAAACACCAGAATACCAGCGCGGCTTTGCCGGAGCATCTATCAATGCGCCAGGCCCTTATGATCCGCAAGCCAATACTTACTATAACGTCACGCCACTGGATAACTTTAACGATGAGCAGGCAGAAAGTTATTTGCGTGAGTACAACCACTGGATTTTACAAATCCTTAATATTCACGAAGCGGTACCAGGTCATTACACCCAGCTGGTACACAGCAACAAGTCAAAATCTTTAGTGAAATCCATCTTTGGCAATGACGCGATGATTGAAGGTTGGGCGGTATACACGGAACGTATGATGCTGGAACAAGGTTATGGCGACAACGAGCCAGAACTTTGGTTAATGTATTACAAGTGGAACCTTCGCGTTATCATGAACTCCATAATCGACTACGCCATTCAGGTTAACGGTATTGGCGAGCAGGAAGCCCTGGACATGATGATGAATGAAGCCTTCCAGGAAGAAGCAGAAGCTCGCGGCAAATGGCGCCGTGCGACCTTGTCACAAGTGCAGTTAACCAGCTATTTCACTGGTTACTCAGAAATCTATGATTTGCGCGAAGAGTTAAAGGGAAAAATGGGCGATGACTTTAATCTTACCGATTTCCATAACAAATTCTTAAGTTATGGTAGCTCCCCGGTGCCAATAATCCGTGAGATGATGCTGGCCGAATTAGCGGAATAG
- the proB gene encoding glutamate 5-kinase, whose protein sequence is MKSPNWNRIVIKVGSALIAPERNGCSSHYLLSVASFIVRCRRQGIQVVLVSSGSVAAGSHLFRKSKNTSGHDKKAMAAAGQTEMMATWDRLFDFSSAQILLTDEDLRDRERFVNIRNTIDSLLENDILPIVNENDTITTDRVKVGDNDNLSAMVATSVQADTLIICSDIDGLFDSNPQLNANASLISEVRDINEQVYAMAGGATSAVGTGGMRTKIEAAEKAVSHGVTTYIVNGFDQRSFDMLIQGKNPGTLFHPHQTPLQESKHWVRHTTKALGEIVVDDEFSLSPKQSVDSLSSSDLIDVVGEFSVGDVVLLRTDSGEKIAKAKTNYSSCLLDFVAQQGDASLNQKIDGTPKPILSNKFSAIMEAQ, encoded by the coding sequence ATGAAAAGTCCAAACTGGAACCGGATTGTTATAAAAGTCGGTAGTGCATTGATAGCACCAGAGCGTAACGGTTGTAGTAGCCATTATTTATTGTCCGTCGCTAGCTTTATTGTACGGTGCCGTCGCCAGGGTATTCAGGTAGTCCTGGTATCTTCTGGCTCAGTTGCCGCGGGTTCGCACCTGTTCAGGAAGTCGAAAAACACCTCAGGGCACGATAAAAAAGCAATGGCTGCTGCCGGTCAGACAGAAATGATGGCGACATGGGATCGTTTATTCGACTTCTCCTCGGCACAGATTCTGTTGACCGATGAGGATCTCAGGGATCGTGAGCGCTTTGTCAATATCCGAAATACCATAGACTCATTGCTTGAGAACGATATTTTACCGATCGTCAATGAGAACGATACGATAACCACGGATCGAGTCAAAGTCGGTGATAACGATAACTTATCAGCCATGGTTGCGACTTCCGTGCAGGCAGATACGTTAATAATCTGCTCAGATATTGACGGTTTGTTTGATTCAAATCCGCAGCTCAATGCCAATGCGTCACTCATCAGTGAAGTCAGAGATATCAATGAGCAGGTTTATGCGATGGCCGGCGGCGCGACAAGTGCAGTTGGCACCGGAGGGATGAGAACTAAAATTGAAGCGGCCGAAAAGGCTGTGTCTCATGGGGTTACAACGTACATTGTTAACGGCTTTGACCAGAGAAGTTTTGACATGCTTATCCAGGGAAAAAATCCCGGAACCTTGTTTCATCCTCACCAAACGCCGTTACAAGAATCCAAACATTGGGTCAGACATACAACCAAAGCCCTTGGTGAAATTGTCGTCGATGACGAGTTTTCGCTGAGCCCAAAACAAAGCGTAGATAGCTTATCAAGTAGCGACCTAATTGATGTCGTTGGTGAGTTCTCGGTAGGAGACGTTGTTCTCCTTAGAACCGATAGCGGCGAAAAAATCGCCAAAGCAAAGACCAACTATAGCAGTTGTTTACTCGATTTTGTCGCACAACAAGGTGATGCCAGTCTCAACCAAAAAATCGATGGCACGCCTAAACCTATATTATCTAACAAATTTTCAGCAATTATGGAGGCCCAATGA
- a CDS encoding MarR family winged helix-turn-helix transcriptional regulator, whose product MEKYEELFVSIRKIIRAIDIRSRKLGKEAGITGPQLIIMQEIGRVKGLSSKEVSNNVNLSQATVTNILDRLEAKDLIKRIRSQSDRRKVALFLTDQGKETLLNAPQAIEENFIEKFSALKEWEQYQLISSVERIADMMGARELDAAPVLNLGELSASEQEK is encoded by the coding sequence GTGGAAAAATATGAAGAGTTATTTGTTTCAATAAGGAAAATCATTCGGGCCATTGATATTCGTTCCAGAAAATTAGGAAAAGAGGCTGGTATAACTGGGCCACAATTAATCATTATGCAAGAAATTGGACGGGTCAAAGGACTGAGTTCGAAAGAAGTCTCTAACAATGTAAATTTAAGTCAGGCTACTGTTACCAATATACTTGATCGACTTGAAGCCAAAGATCTGATTAAAAGAATTCGGAGCCAAAGTGATAGGCGCAAAGTTGCATTATTTTTAACCGATCAGGGAAAGGAAACCTTGCTCAATGCGCCTCAGGCTATCGAAGAAAACTTTATTGAAAAATTCAGTGCGTTAAAAGAGTGGGAGCAATATCAGCTTATTTCCTCGGTAGAGCGTATCGCAGATATGATGGGGGCTCGTGAGCTGGACGCTGCACCGGTATTGAATTTGGGAGAACTCTCTGCCTCAGAGCAGGAAAAGTAG
- the putP gene encoding sodium/proline symporter PutP — translation MFVIESATVSVALYFLMLIAIGVYALKTSTADNSEYLLGGRRVSAKVTALSAGASDMSGWMLMGLPGAAFVSGIDSIWLALGLLVGAYVNYQIVAPKLRVFTELADDALTIPEFFSKRFAKEAARVRFIASAVIIVFFTLYTASGLVAGGKLFQSAFAIDYHYGVIITVAVVVIYTILGGFLAVSVSDFVQGIMMLIALVAVPAFTFSQLEPASTWDFSSLAQAIELPYVQWLAAFSLFTWGLGYFGQPHIIVRFMAINHHRNIPKAKNIGMSWMTISIIGAVLTGIIGAKFIAQSPQSINDPETIFIYLSQYLFHPFIAGWFLAAILAAIMSTISSQLLVSSSSLVEDVYKHCTKTAPSTKQLLFVSRACVLVVAVIASAIALDANSSVLGLVSNAWAGFGAAFGPLVLLSLWWKKLTHTGAMAGILVGASTVLVWGHMPVLADGKALSSVFYELLPGFTLSMLTMVWVSLNTTKPKAKAIEWLEQTEQLVKNEK, via the coding sequence ATGTTCGTAATCGAATCTGCAACAGTTTCTGTTGCTTTGTATTTTTTAATGTTAATTGCTATTGGTGTCTATGCGCTAAAAACCTCTACAGCAGATAACAGTGAATATTTATTAGGCGGTCGTCGAGTCAGCGCCAAAGTAACCGCGCTTTCAGCGGGTGCGTCGGATATGAGTGGCTGGATGCTTATGGGACTTCCTGGCGCAGCGTTTGTCAGCGGAATCGATAGCATCTGGCTTGCGCTGGGTTTACTCGTTGGCGCTTATGTAAATTATCAAATCGTCGCGCCAAAACTGCGAGTGTTTACCGAATTGGCCGATGACGCGCTAACCATTCCTGAGTTTTTCTCCAAGCGGTTCGCAAAAGAGGCGGCTCGGGTACGGTTTATCGCCTCTGCGGTAATCATTGTATTTTTTACCCTTTATACGGCTTCTGGCCTCGTGGCCGGGGGCAAGCTGTTCCAATCAGCATTTGCGATTGATTATCACTATGGGGTGATTATCACCGTTGCGGTCGTTGTCATTTACACCATTCTTGGCGGTTTCCTGGCGGTCAGCGTCAGCGATTTTGTGCAGGGTATAATGATGTTAATCGCCTTGGTAGCAGTGCCTGCGTTTACCTTTTCACAACTTGAACCTGCTTCCACCTGGGATTTTTCGTCACTCGCCCAGGCTATTGAGTTGCCTTATGTACAGTGGCTAGCAGCTTTCAGTTTATTTACCTGGGGATTAGGTTACTTCGGTCAACCTCACATCATTGTTCGCTTTATGGCAATTAATCACCACAGAAATATCCCTAAAGCTAAGAATATCGGTATGTCGTGGATGACCATTTCGATTATTGGCGCAGTGTTAACGGGCATCATTGGTGCGAAATTTATTGCCCAAAGTCCGCAATCAATCAACGATCCCGAAACCATATTCATTTATTTGTCGCAATATCTGTTCCATCCATTTATTGCAGGCTGGTTCTTAGCTGCCATATTGGCGGCAATTATGAGCACCATTTCATCGCAATTGTTGGTTTCATCGAGTTCGCTTGTCGAAGACGTTTACAAACACTGCACAAAAACCGCTCCTTCAACAAAACAGTTACTGTTTGTAAGCCGTGCCTGCGTATTGGTGGTAGCGGTTATCGCATCTGCTATAGCTTTGGACGCCAATAGCAGTGTGTTGGGGCTGGTATCCAATGCCTGGGCCGGATTCGGCGCCGCATTTGGTCCCCTGGTATTACTGAGCCTTTGGTGGAAAAAGCTAACTCATACCGGTGCCATGGCAGGCATCCTTGTCGGAGCATCTACCGTTTTAGTCTGGGGGCATATGCCAGTTCTCGCCGACGGTAAAGCGTTAAGTTCTGTGTTTTATGAACTGCTGCCCGGATTTACCCTGAGTATGTTGACAATGGTTTGGGTAAGTCTCAACACAACTAAACCGAAAGCCAAAGCGATTGAATGGTTAGAACAAACCGAACAACTCGTTAAAAACGAAAAATAG
- a CDS encoding DUF2797 domain-containing protein, translating to MTETNFTGHLSKMATELIDGVAHYTLKAGDHRLPLNDLIGRQLTLTHTGQINCQSCGKKTKKSYSQGFCYPCMMKLAQCDMCILKPEKCHFEQGTCREPEWGEANCFVPHYVYLANTTAIKVGITRHTQIPTRWIDQGANQALPIFKVDSRLQSGLVETALAELISDKTNWRNMLKGKADAIDLKLRAQELIPEINQRLDELRLRFGSDAIAQLDEDVIEIDYPVDLYPTKISSFNFDKTPEVSGMLHGIKGQYLIFDTGVINLRKFTSYEVTVTTS from the coding sequence ATGACAGAAACCAATTTCACCGGCCATTTATCCAAGATGGCGACCGAACTTATCGACGGCGTGGCCCATTACACCTTAAAAGCTGGTGATCATCGCCTGCCACTTAATGATCTTATTGGCCGTCAATTAACGCTTACTCATACCGGGCAAATCAATTGTCAAAGCTGCGGTAAAAAAACTAAAAAGAGTTACTCTCAGGGGTTTTGCTATCCATGCATGATGAAGCTGGCCCAATGCGACATGTGTATTTTAAAACCGGAAAAATGTCACTTTGAACAGGGTACCTGTCGTGAACCGGAGTGGGGAGAAGCCAATTGTTTTGTGCCTCACTATGTGTATCTTGCCAATACCACAGCCATTAAAGTGGGCATTACCCGCCACACGCAAATTCCAACCCGTTGGATCGATCAGGGCGCAAATCAGGCGCTGCCGATTTTCAAAGTCGATTCACGCTTACAATCTGGATTAGTAGAAACGGCATTAGCAGAATTGATCAGCGATAAAACCAACTGGCGCAATATGCTAAAAGGCAAAGCCGATGCCATTGATTTAAAATTACGAGCGCAGGAGCTTATCCCTGAGATCAATCAACGCCTGGATGAATTAAGACTTCGTTTTGGTAGCGACGCCATCGCACAACTTGATGAAGACGTTATCGAAATCGACTATCCGGTAGATTTATACCCAACCAAGATCAGCTCGTTCAACTTCGATAAAACCCCGGAAGTATCCGGCATGTTACACGGTATCAAAGGCCAGTATTTAATTTTCGATACCGGGGTTATCAACCTGCGTAAATTCACTTCTTATGAAGTCACCGTAACCACGAGCTAG